TGTGGAATTAATATCGTTGAACTTAGATATGTTAGACCAGAAAAAATTATCTACACCTTTGGCAGATGTGCGTGCAATATGGAGTGAAAGTGGTTTGGTTGGGAGTGTTTTCAGGGATGGTTTGGCTTGTCAGGTGGGACAGGGGGCTGGTGTATTATTTTGGATAGATCATTGGACAGGTCCGGGACCTTTCAGGCTCATCTTCCCTCGTGTATTTGCACCAGCTTCGCATAAGAGAGCCACAGTTCTAGAATGCGGAACGACGGCAGGCCATAAATGGGTATGGAATATATCTTTTGTGCGGGACTTTCTGGGTTGGGAAAGAGAACAACATAACGACTTCCAGGCTGTTCTACAGCAATTGGTTCCTAAGCAAGGGGTAAATGTAGATTCAGATTGCATTGTATGGAAACATGATAATATGGGTTTCTTTACTGTGAAGTCCCTTTGTGCAGTTGTTGAGGCACGCTGGTTCACAGAGGAGGGTTGGATGGTTCCAAATTTATTAAGGCCTATTTTACCGTCAAAAATTGCTTTATTTATGTGGCAGGTGCAGAAAAACAGAATGGCTACAAAGGAGAACTTGGCGCGTCGAGGAGTGGCTTTGGAGGAAGGAGTGGCATGCGTGTTCTGTTCATCACAAGCTGAATCCGTGACCCATCTTTTCTTGCATTGTCCGAAGGTATGGATCTTATGGGTAGCTGTATTGTATAGAGAGGGTGTCTGGTGGACGATACCTGGTTCTTTTCAGGTGTGCTTGGCAGAATGGGGTTCACTACGTCAAAGTACTTCAAGAATCCTCTGGGATTTGATCCCATATGCGATATGCTGGGTGGTGTGGCGGGCTCGTAATGATGTTATTTTTAATGACAAAGTGTATATTGCAGAAGAAGCGTGGGAATCTCACCTGTTTATGTTATTCTCTTGGATAAAGGCATGGTGGAAGGAGTGTCCTTACGGGGCCGATCAGTTTGCTAGAGGATTCACAAAAATTGATGTTATTGAAAAGGTTAGTGCTCGCTTGGCTGTGCCTTGGAAACCCCCGCAAGGCCTTACCTTAAAATTTAATGTGGACGGGTCTTTTCAAGCTGGTTGTGGTGGGGTCGGTGGGATCTTGAGGAATAGTGCGGGGATTGTGGTTGGAAAATTTTCTAGAAAAGTAGAGGTCCAGAGAGCTGATGAGGCGGAGGTCCTGGCCATTTTGTATGCGTTGCTTTTTTGCCAACAACATTTGATTGTTTCTGTGGAGGTGGAAAGCGATTCCACTTTAGCAGTTGGCTGGGTCAAAGGGGAAAAAAATAGACCATGGAAGCTCACAAATGAATTGAACATGATAGATTATTTAATGCCGCTGGTGGTGTGTAATGGGGTAAACCACATTTTGAGGGAAGGGAATGCAGAGGCGGATGAGTTGGCTAAACAAGGGTGTTTCTGTGAGGAGCCCGTCTGGTTATTTTTTGAGGTTTAATCTTACGGGAGGCTGGTTGTGAGTTTGTTGGTTGGTATTTTTGTTTCTTGTGTTTGCAGGTAATTAGCAAAGACATCTAATATTTGCTCGCAATTTGCTGGAGTGTGTGTCGTGATCATGAAGTGCTGCTATAGTTATGTCCCTTGCTGTTTTGCTGTTGAGATTATTGCTGGTGCTGTTGCTGAAATTATTGTTTCTTTGCTGCTGTTGTGTTCGTTGTTGCTGATTGATGCTAGTGTGCTGATGTTGTTTTTTCTGCTGAACTTGGATCCTGGTTTGCAATTGTTGTTGCTGGATCTCTCGCTGGTTCTGTTTGCTGTTGTTGGAGTGCCGTTGtttttgttgctgttgttgctgaTCTGCTGGTGTGCTGTTGCTGCTATTGCATGCTGTTGCTGTTATTGATTGCTGTTGCTGTAACCgattgctgttgttgttgatccCGCTGGTGCTGTTTGCTGTTTCTGTAAATGCTGTTGTTTTTGCTGCTGTTTCttgctgctgctgttgctgaTTGATGCTGCTGCATTCTTGCAGTTTTTTACGCGGATCTGGATTGCTGGTGCTGGTTATGTCTTGTTGTTGCTGGTGCTGCCGTTGAGGCGTTTGCTGTTATTGTTTTTCATTGTTTTGCTCTTAGGTAAAGGAACTTAGACCAGAGGAGGGCAACAAATGTATTGTTTTTGATCGTTTGCAGAATGACTAACCCAAGACAGTGGTACTCTTTTTTCTggtaggtttttatcccactgggtttttcctaacaaggttttaatgaggccttGTCTTGGGTGATGTTTGTAGTCATtttgcgggttggtggtgggtttctATATAGCTCTGGGTTGTTATTGAGCTAGTTTGTGCTTAGACAGATTATTCATTCTGTACTATTTCACCTCGAGTTATTTTGGCTTAGGtctttatattaataatatccatttagctttctaaaaaaaaatttcctaaTTTAACATCATAAAAGACATCAAATACTTTATGAAATAAATCCTATTTTCGTTTTTTCAAATAAGGAAATTCAAAATaactaaataaattttaatgcattgactatttatttaaggaaaatattttcgaaattaattatttatttccttcaattccttatataaaccacttaattatattaatttccttatttaaaatcataaaagacattaaatgcattatgtaataaatgctattttcatttttttaaataaataaatttaaaataattaaataaattttaattccttgactatttattttaggaaaatattttcaaaattaattatttattccttcaatttccttatataaaccactcaattatattaatttccttatttaaaattataaaagacattaaatgctttatgaaataaatgttattttcgtttttttaaataaggaaatttaaaataattaaataaattttaatgcattgactatgtatctatggaaaatattttcgaaattgattatttatttccttcaatttccttatataaacctttaattttattaatttccttatttaaaatcataaaagacattaaattctttatgaaataaatgctattttcgtttttttttaataaggaaatttaaaataactaaataaattttaattccatgattatttatttatgaaaatattttcgaaattaattatttatttccttctatttccttatataaaacacttaattatattaatttccttatttaaaatcataaaagacattaaatgctttatggaataaatgctattttcattttttttaaataaggaaatttaaaataattaaataaattttaatgtattgactatttatttaaggaaaatattattcaaaattaattgattaattccttctatttccttatataaaatatttaattacgTGAAACACgttttctttatttaaaataatttccattttcaaactggaaaaaaaacatttaaataattaattacgtaTTAAATAATcgatttccttatataaaaaaattaatgacatgAATCCCCTTTTCTTTAgttgtaaaataatttcaaattataaaaaaaagttaaaaatatttcaaaacttttaaaattcggtAGCTAAGTCTTATGTAAGGAAATTAAtgttcaaaattaattgtttatttccttcaatttccttatataaattacgtaattatattaatttccttatataaaatcttaaaagacattaaatgctttatgtaATTTAACTCAACTTCCGAGATGATACTTGGTTCCATCAAATTAATGATTTTCCCATAAGTCGCTCACCCTACTCTTTTATCCGATTACCCGATGTCCTAAACCTATATGTCGGCTACAACTGTTTAATCGATGAGACTTTGTTAAACCTAGATGTCGGctatatttttctgatttttaaaaattatagatGTAATTGGAGTTTTAACTAAAGTTGGAAGAGTTCAAGAATACAATGTTCACGGAAATGTCGAGAAGATCGTTCAATTTGAGCTTTCTACAGCAGGGTAACCGTATTGGCCTTGAtgtgaaaataatttcaatctTTTTTTAGACCAAAAAGTCTAATGTATTTCATTATTTGATTTTGTAGAGCCAAAATAAAATGTGCTTTGATAAGGAACTTTGTAGACGAATACATTGATTTCGTCTCCACTGGTCGTGCACACGGAGCAGTGGTTTTGATTCCGCTTGGGAAAGTAAAGACGTACCCAAGTATGTTGCGTGTACAATTTTTCATTGCCAAATTAGTGTTTTCAAATTTACTATTTagttatttcttaatttataaaatatatgttgTTCACCGATGTAGGCACTACTGACAGATATATAGCTGCAATATTTGGTCCAACCATAATTTTTTATCGAGCAGCTATTTGAAGAAGATTTAATGGTGAAGTAACGCTCCCAGATCGTTGTCTTCACCTTAACAGAATGAAGACCCAATTGTTTTCATAAATTCCAGCAAATTTAGCATTTGAGTTGTAGTGAAATTTTGATGAACTTTGTTTCTGTTCTTCACTATGATAAACCTAATTCTTGTCAGTACTATTATGAcgatttgttttgtttcttaagGGCTGCATCACAC
This portion of the Lotus japonicus ecotype B-129 chromosome 3, LjGifu_v1.2 genome encodes:
- the LOC130745059 gene encoding uncharacterized protein LOC130745059; translated protein: MLDQKKLSTPLADVRAIWSESGLVGSVFRDGLACQVGQGAGVLFWIDHWTGPGPFRLIFPRVFAPASHKRATVLECGTTAGHKWVWNISFVRDFLGWEREQHNDFQAVLQQLVPKQGVNVDSDCIVWKHDNMGFFTVKSLCAVVEARWFTEEGWMVPNLLRPILPSKIALFMWQVQKNRMATKENLARRGVALEEGVACVFCSSQAESVTHLFLHCPKVWILWVAVLYREGVWWTIPGSFQVCLAEWGSLRQSTSRILWDLIPYAICWVVWRARNDVIFNDKVYIAEEAWESHLFMLFSWIKAWWKECPYGADQFARGFTKIDVIEKVSARLAVPWKPPQGLTLKFNVDGSFQAGCGGVGGILRNSAGIVVGKFSRKVEVQRADEAEVLAILYALLFCQQHLIVSVEVESDSTLAVGWVKGEKNRPWKLTNELNMIDYLMPLVVCNGVNHILREGNAEADELAKQGCFCEEPVWLFFEV